Genomic window (Mycoplasma leachii PG50):
GCGTTTCTTATTAGGTTTACAATATTTTGCTTCTAAAAAAGGAGTTGGGTCAACTAAAAATGGTCGTGATTCAGAATCTAAACGTTTAGGAGCTAAAAAATCTGATGGTCAATTCACTAATGCTGGTTCAATTATTTATAGACAAAGAGGAACTAAAATTCATCCTGGTTTAAACGTTGGACGAGGTGGAGATGATACTTTATTTGCTTTAATTTCTGGTATTGTTAAGTATGAAAAATTTGGAAAAAACCGTACTAGAGTAAGTGTTATTCCTAACTAATAGTTAAGAGCTCTTTTGAGTTCTTTTTTTATGTTTTTTTTAAAATTGATTAACTTTTAGACTAATCTAGTCTAGTAGTAATATAAGAAAATACTATATTAGATATAATAATAGTATAAGGATACTTAATAAATAGCATTACATTTCTTATTTAAAAATTAATATAGTATAAGAAAGGCGGTAGATATATATGAAAAGCCTAAAAGGTGTGTTTGCTGCTTTATTGATTCCATATAAAAAAGATGGTTCAATAGATGAGCAAGCATTAAAAAAGTTTATTGATTATAATATTGAAATTTCAAAAGTTGATGGACTTTATGTAAATGGGTCAACTGGTGAAGCTTTCTTGCTTTCAAATTCAGAAAGAAAAAAAATTTTAGAAATTGTTGCTAAACATGTTAATAAAAGAATACCATTAATTGCTCAAGTTGGCTCTTTAAACATTTATGAATCAATAGAGCAAGCAAAATTAGCTGAACAATTAGAATATGATGCTATTAGTGCTGTTACTCCTTTTTATTACAAGTTTAGTTTAGATCAAATTTTAAATTATTATAAAGAAATTAAAAAATCAACAAATTTGCCTTTAATTGCTTATTATATCCCATTATTATCAGGTGTTAATTTTTCACTTGAAGCTTTTGAAAAATTATTTGCTATTAATGGAATTATTGGAGTTAAATTCACAGCAACTGATTTATATACTTTAGAAAGAATTAAAGCAAAATTTCCTGATAAATTAGTATATTATGGCTTTGATGAACAACAATTATCTGCATCAATTTATAATATTGATGGTTTTATAGGCTCAACATTTAATGTTAATGCAAAAAAAGCAAAACAATTATTTGAACTAGTTAAAAATGGATACAACCAACAAGCTTTAGAATTACAAAAACAAATTAATGATTTTATTGATATAGTTTTAGCAAATGGATTATATGCAATTTTAAAAGAAATTATTAGACAGCATTATGATTTAAGTGAAGTATTTTGTAGATTACCAATGACTCAATCAATTTCTCAATATGCATTAAAAGCAAAAGAGATTCAAGAAAAATATTTAAAAGATATTTAGAATATGAGTAATTTAATTTTATTTACTAAAAATATGACTAATGCTGCTATTAAATCATTTCATTGAGCAGATTATGTAGTATTGGTAATTTATTTATTATTTACATTGTCAATTGGTCTATACTTTCAAATTAAATCAAAACTACAAAAAGCTAATAATACTGATGAATATTTTAAAGCAGGAGGAAAAACCCCGGGTTGAGTAGCTGGTTTTTCAATTTATGCAACTACTTTATCAGCTATTACTTATATGGCTACACCAGCAAAAGCCTTTTCATCAGACTGGTTATTTGCATTTGGAAATCTAACAATTTTTATTGCTACTCCATTATTGATTAGATTTATAATTCCGTTTTTTAAAAAATTAAATGATGTTTCTGGTTATGGTTTTTTAGAAAAACGTTTTAGTTACTTTTTAAGAGTGTCTGCTAGTTTAATGTTTATTTTATTTCATGTTATTAGAGTTGGTTTAATTATTTATTTACCAACTATTGCTTTAACTGCAGTTACAAATATTAATCCTTATTTAATAGCTGTTATTATCGGAATATTTTGTGTAATTTCAACTGTTTTAGGTGGATTAAATGGAGTTATCTGATCTGATTTTATTCAAGCTATTGTTTTAATAGGTGGGATTTTATTAGCAATTATTTTTGCTTTAATAAAAATAGAAAATTTATCAGAAGTAAATAACATTGTAATTAACAATCATAAATTACTAGAAAAAGAATCAATTATTCCACAAAATTGAGCCAAACCTTGAATACTAGTTCTATTTTTTGGTCAATTAATTAATACTTTTTATCAATATATAGGTTCACAAGATGTTGTTCAAAGATATCAATCAAATCAAAGTTTTAAACAAGTAAAAAAAGGTTTATGAACTAATGCTATTTTAGCTTTAATTACTATTTTACTATTTTATGGTATGGGTACATTGCTATATGCTTTTTATGTTCAAAAAACAGGGTTAACTAATATAGAAGATATAATGAAAAGTATTGGAATTAAAGCAAATAATCAAATTTTACCTTATTTTATAGTAACAGTATTACCAATTGGTATAAGTGGGTTAATAATTGCTGGAATTTATTCAGCATCAATGAGTACAATAACATCATCACTTCATTCAGCTGCTACTTGTATTGTTGAAGACATTTTAGTAAGAATTAAATCTAATTTAAAAGATAAAGAAAAAATGTATTGAGCAAAAGGATTAATTCTAGGTATTGGTTTATTAGGAACTATTGCTTCAATAGTTTTAATTATTTCTAAAGCTGATAATTTATTAGATTTATTTGCTGCTGTTATTGGATTGTTTGGAACTTCAGTTACTGTAATTTATTTATTAGGTATTTTTACAAAAAG
Coding sequences:
- a CDS encoding N-acetylneuraminate lyase, whose amino-acid sequence is MKSLKGVFAALLIPYKKDGSIDEQALKKFIDYNIEISKVDGLYVNGSTGEAFLLSNSERKKILEIVAKHVNKRIPLIAQVGSLNIYESIEQAKLAEQLEYDAISAVTPFYYKFSLDQILNYYKEIKKSTNLPLIAYYIPLLSGVNFSLEAFEKLFAINGIIGVKFTATDLYTLERIKAKFPDKLVYYGFDEQQLSASIYNIDGFIGSTFNVNAKKAKQLFELVKNGYNQQALELQKQINDFIDIVLANGLYAILKEIIRQHYDLSEVFCRLPMTQSISQYALKAKEIQEKYLKDI
- a CDS encoding sodium:solute symporter encodes the protein MSNLILFTKNMTNAAIKSFHWADYVVLVIYLLFTLSIGLYFQIKSKLQKANNTDEYFKAGGKTPGWVAGFSIYATTLSAITYMATPAKAFSSDWLFAFGNLTIFIATPLLIRFIIPFFKKLNDVSGYGFLEKRFSYFLRVSASLMFILFHVIRVGLIIYLPTIALTAVTNINPYLIAVIIGIFCVISTVLGGLNGVIWSDFIQAIVLIGGILLAIIFALIKIENLSEVNNIVINNHKLLEKESIIPQNWAKPWILVLFFGQLINTFYQYIGSQDVVQRYQSNQSFKQVKKGLWTNAILALITILLFYGMGTLLYAFYVQKTGLTNIEDIMKSIGIKANNQILPYFIVTVLPIGISGLIIAGIYSASMSTITSSLHSAATCIVEDILVRIKSNLKDKEKMYWAKGLILGIGLLGTIASIVLIISKADNLLDLFAAVIGLFGTSVTVIYLLGIFTKRTSNIGAILGSISSFIIVLAIFIVNKTSKTTVVSDFYGIILAFIVGLLLGYLSSFIFKNKKIDKLEGLTIHTFSKEDFNKMIEAGEKEWQEIKANENQFKKDLIKKIRQKK
- the rpmA gene encoding 50S ribosomal protein L27, coding for MRFLLGLQYFASKKGVGSTKNGRDSESKRLGAKKSDGQFTNAGSIIYRQRGTKIHPGLNVGRGGDDTLFALISGIVKYEKFGKNRTRVSVIPN